The following proteins come from a genomic window of Diadema setosum chromosome 20, eeDiaSeto1, whole genome shotgun sequence:
- the LOC140243628 gene encoding uncharacterized protein encodes MLLIWSPIQDILHTPTYTELKRDPTPATERKLNAKLLELHRSNALPQQLYFRLRASSSRCPILFGQPKIHKPSVPLRPIISTRGSPCYETAKHLSDILQPLVGNTEHHINNSKHFIDILSQTTIKPTDTLVSFDVESLFTSVPVNEACDIIKQRLTDDPSLSSRTQLTPQQIHDLLLTCINSTSFRWRDTHYKQQQGAAMGSPLSPIIANIYMEHFESHALATAQHKPSLWLRYVDDIFTIWPHQADQLDDFLTHLNEQHSNISFTVETEHNHSLPFLDVLVTKTNSGTFSHQVYRKPTHTDRYLHYRSFHHPAVRQSVPNALVRRAHQISDKEHLRQELEHITDTLTTINQYPKHKINTQAPSHPNQAGKEQPITTVNLPYLGATSHKLQRIFKSANIQVRHTSSNKLHNSLHSHKDKHPKHKQPGVYRIPCECGKVYIGETGRSLETRLKEHKTCYRRSEWEKSAIVKHAQQSEHRINWEDSKLITSIKNWNTRRIREAIEIHTHDTVTQDTGLQINNIWLPLINKQSNSNNDNNNTLSPHAHDVNRAFHSRPHPSLVPEDALTDTIHPHHRLPPHLLTRTPISSHDLPTAKFALTDVLRHQHTPRTIERINDRNTPPTADAQPACEPASTDLFHLGPHSPYIARLFSDHASLLTKDSQPARNVKFLGSPSYSYN; translated from the exons ATGTTGTTGATTTGGAGTCCA ATACAAGACATCCTTCACACCCCAACATACACCGAACTGAAACGTGACCCGACTCCTGCCACCGAGAGGAAACTCAACGCCAAGCTCCTCGAACTTCATCGATCTAATGCCCTTCCTCAACAGCTTTATTTCAGACTCCGTGCCTCCTCCAGCAGATGTCCCATCCTCTTCGGGCAACCCAAAATTCACAAGCCATCAGTCCCTCTCCGCCCCATCATTTCTACACGAGGTTCCCCTTGCTACGAAACAGCCAAACACCTGTCAGACATTCTACAGCCACTCGTTGGCAACACAGAACACCACATTAACAATTCCAAACACTTCATTGACATTCTCTCTCAAACTACTATCAAGCCTACAGACACCCTCGTCAGCTTTGATGTAGAATCACTCTTCACCAGCGTTCCTGTCAACGAagcctgtgacatcatcaaacaACGTCTCACCGATgacccttctctttcttccagAACACAACTCACACCACAACAGATACACGACCTCCTCCTCACATGTATCAATTCTACCTCCTTCCGATGGAGAGACACACACTACAAACAGCAACAAGGCGCAGCCATGGGCTCCCCCCTCTCACCGATCATTGCCAACATTTACATGGAACATTTCGAAAGTCACGCACTCGCCACGGCACAGCACAAACCTTCACTCTGGCTCCGGTATGTCGACGACATCTTCACCATCTGGCCACACCAAGCAGATCAACTGGACGACTTCCTCACACACCTCAACGAACAACATTCCAACATCTCATTCACAGTGGAAACGGAACACAATCATTCTCTCCCCTTCCTCGATGTTCTCGTCACAAAAACCAACTCTGGCACTTTCTCTCACCAGGTCTACCGCAAACCCACTCACACTGACAGATATCTTCACTACCGCTCCTTCCATCATCCAGCAGTCCGCCAGTCAGTACCGAACGCTCTCGTCCGACGTGCTCATCAAATCAGCGACAAAGAACATCTTCGACAAGAACTCGAACATATCACAGACACACTCACCACTATCAACCAATACCCCAAGCACAAAATCAACACTCAAGCACCTTCTCATCCCAACCAAGCAGGCAAGGAACAGCCCATCACAACTGTAAATCTTCCCTACCTCGGCGCCACCTCGCACAAACTACAACGCATCTTCAAGTCCGCCAACATCCAGGTCCGTCATACATCTTCCAACAAACTTCACAATTCATTGCACTCACACAAAGACAAGCACCCCAAACACAAACAACCAGGTGTCTACCGTATCCCATGCGAATGCGGCAAAGTCTACATAGGTGAAACAGGGAGATCGCTAGAGACCAGACtgaaagaacacaaaacatgCTACAGACGTTCGGAATGGGAAAAGTCAGCCATCGTGAAACACGCTCAACAGTCGGAACATCGCATCAACTGGGAAGACAGCAAACTCATCACATCCATCAAAAACTGGAACACACGACGCATCAGAGAAGCCatagaaattcacacacacgaCACTGTTACACAGGATACTGGACTCCAAATCAACAACATCTGGCTTCCTCTcatcaacaaacaatcaaacagcaacaatgacaacaacaacacactctcTCCACA CGCCCACGACGTCAACCGCGCCTTCCACTCACGACCACACCCATCGCTGGTTCCAGAAGACGCCCTCACCGACACAATTCATCCACACCACCGGCTCCCACCCCATCTACTAACCCGGACTCCAATCTCCAGCCACGACCTACCAACAGCCAAGTTCGCCCTCACAGATGTACTCCGCCATCAACACACTCCAAGAACAATAGAACGCATCAACGACCGCAACACTCCACCAACAGCCGACGCTCAGCCCGCCTGCGAGCCCGCCTCGACCGACCTCTTCCATCTAGGTCCGCATTCTCCATACATAGCCCGCCTCTTCTCCGATCACGCCTCACTTCTGACGAAGGACAGTCAACCTGCCCGAAACGTCAAGTTCCTCGGTTCTCctagttattcttataactag